CGTACTGTTCGGTCGAACTGGCCAGGGTGCTTTCCGATTGCACGAACGTCGCCTTGGCCTGGCTCAATCGCGCCTGCGCCTGCGACAGGTCGGTCAGCGTGCGCCGCCGCAAATCGTATTGTGTCTGGGTGCTTTCCAGGCGCTGTTGCAGCAAATCGACGTTGGCTTTGCGCAAATCCCGAATGCGGCGGTCGCGAATGACGTCCATATAGGCCGTGATGGCGGCGAGGATGACCGTTTGTTCGGCGGTCGTGTAGGTGGCGCGCTGCGCATTGACGGCGGCTTCGGCCTTGCGCAATTCCGCAAAGTTGCGACCGCCGCGATAAATCGGCTGGCTGAGCGAAAGGGTGTTTTTCAACTCGCTGGTGCGGCTTTGCGAACGCGTATCGGTTTTCGAACGGCTGAGCGTATCCGCCGCCGTCGCCGAAGTGCTCAATCTGGGCATCCAGTTTGCTTGCGCCTGGGGATACTGTTCGATGGTGACGCGCAACGCTTCGCGCGCGGCCAGCAGCGTCGGATTGCTCTGATACGTCGCGCCCAGGGCTTCTTGCAAGCTGTCCGCTTGGGCGGCAGAGACAGAAAAAACCATCGCCCCGATCAAACAAACACTTGCCACCGATGCGCGCAAGGCACTTCGATAGCGTGAATTGAAACCGCGATGAGAATTGAATGCTTGGCTTGCCATGCGCTAAGCTAAGCTTTGTGATTGTTCGCGATCAAGGGCAAATCATCATATCCGTGCAGAAAGATACGGACGCGAGCGAACGGCCCCGCTCACAAACATATCCGCATGACTGCGGCTTCATCCATAACAATCGCAGTGAGAGAGTCCTCCCCACTCTTAATCCGCTTCAACAATTCGTGTGAGTCTTTGATATTATGGCATTTTTGATCGTGAACGGTGAAAAGGTCGAACTGAAAGATGCCCTGCACTGGTCATCCGTCAGCGACGCGCATCCTTTTCTGGAAGCAACCGTCGAGCGCACCGTCCTACACCAATATGCGCACAAGCAAGGCCACTCTGTGACGGCAGAAGAGGTGCAGGCCGAATCGGACCGCACCCGCTTCGCGATGGGTCTATCCGATCCCGACGAGACCAAACATTGGCTCAAACGCCAACGCCTGACGACCGAAGAGTTCGCCGCCGCCTGCGCGCACGCCGTGCTGAGAAACAAAGTGCGCGCCAGCATTTCGGATCAAGCGTTGGAAAATCATTACGCCGAAAACCCGGACCAGTTCACTGAGGTCGACATCTACATCATCCGCCAGCGTAACGCGAAAAAGCTGCACCAATTGTCCGAACGGCTGCGCGACGGAAAGGCGAATTTTCATCTCGAAGCCATCAGCCAATCCGAGGACCCCGAAACCGCGCTGCATGGCGGCTATCTCGGGCGCATGCGCCGTGATGAAGTCCCGGAAGAATTGGCAATCGCAGTGTTCAGCGTCGATGCCGGTGACATCATCGGCCCCATCGCCGATCAAGATGGTTCCCTTTTGATTCTGGTCAAGGGCTGGAGGCTGTTACCGTTCGACGACGTTCGCGATGAGATTCGCGACATCGTATTCGGTGAACTGATTTCCGATCTGACCAAGGTCGCAGTGATCTCACTTCCTTCATAAAAATTTCACGCATGGTTTAGTCCCTGACAAACCGCCCTAACCCAATGGCGGCCCAGCGCTCTAGTTGCTTTAGATTATGCAGGCACGCTCATTGGCTTATTGCGACAGTGACATTCTCGCCATAATCGAATAATGCAGTGATTTCGTTGGGTTATTACGAAGCTTAACAGTTGTCTCGCTTCGCCGATGGCCGTAAACTTAATTGGAGATCGCTACAACAAAAATACACGTGAGGATGCGACAAAGGGCACGGCAAATCTCGGTGGAAAATGAGATGGGTCTGCCCAAGCAATCTTTGATTCTTTAAAATCGCCTGCCGGGATGTGCTCGCCTGCGCTTTCTAAAATTTCCGAAGCGCCGGTTTCTCTCGTCAGGTTGGGGTATCTCAGGAGGGGTTAGTTATGACCGACTTTATCAGTGTAAACGGCGCACCGATCGACATGAAAACGGCGCTTCAATGGCAGCTCGTGATGGGCAATACGGATTTTACCGACGCCACCATTCAAAATGCTGCAGTGCTGCAATACGCACGCGCCAACGACTTGTCCGCCACCGCGGAAGAAATCCAAGAGTTTTTCGGCAACGTCCGTTATGACCTTGAGCTGGAAAAAGCCGACGACTTCAACGTCTGGCTCAAAGCCAACAATCTGGACCTCCACACCGTTCAAAACGTCTGTGAAATCGGCGTGTTGCGCAACAAAATCCGCTCTTCCATCAGCGATGCTGATGTCGAGGCTTATTTCACGCTCAACAAAGACAGCTACGACGTCGCCAATCTCTACAGCTTGACCGTCGACAGCGAAGACCTGGCCAACGAATTGATGGCGCAGATTGAAGACGGCGAAGACAGCTTCGTCAATCTCGCCTTGGAGCATTCCACCGACGGCGACACCTTCCGCAAGGGTGGTTACGTTGGTGAAGTGACCCGCGAAACCGTTCGCGGCGAAGTCGAAGCGGCTGTGTTTTCCGCTGCTTCGGGCGCATTGATCGGACCGATCAAAGACGATGATGGCTACACCATCTATATGGTTGGCGACATCATCGCCCCTGAACTCGACGACGTTAAAGAAGCCATCCGCGATGAAATGTTTGAAGAAAAGCTCGACATCATTTCCGCGGAAGCGACCGTCGATCAAGTTGTTCTCGGCCTCAAAGACACGCCTGTCTCTGACATCGCCGAGGATGATGAAGAGGACGCGTAAAGTCAGAGAAAAAGTACCTGCGTTCCCCGTCACCCACTGTGACGGGGAAGTGCGGGGCTTGCTATGAGCGTAGATAACATCTCCGACACGATTGCCGGCCACCCTCTCTTCGCGGGGGTGTCTGATGACGTTCTCAATCTGATTTCGGGAACGGCGGCTGTTTACAGCTATAAGCTGGGCGAATCGATACTCCGCCTTGGTGACGATGGCGATGGCTTCTACGTCATTGAACAGGGTAAGGTCCGCATCGTCGATGACAGTGGCGAAGGCAAGCCGATCACCTTGGCCTTGCTGAAAGAAGGCGACAGTTTCGGCGAACGCTCGCTGTTGCATGACGCCAAAGTCTCGGCCACCGTGCGTGCCGCCAGCAATGTGGTGGTGACCCGTATCGGTGCGGATGCCTTTAAGTCCATTCTCGAACAACGCCCCGAACTGCGCGCGCAACTTGAATCCGCAGCCGCCAAGCAAGACGAATTCAATTTTCTCAAGACGCAAAACCTACTCGCCGCGCTTAAACCCAAAGAGGTTCAGGCCTTGGTCGGCGTGGTGCAGAGACGCACCCTCAGCGACGGAGAAGCCTTGTTTCATGAAGGCGATCCCGGCGATTGTCTGTATCTGGTCAAATCCGGGTCGCTGAAAATCGTCAAGGAAAGCGCGGGCGGAAAAGTTCTCGGCTTCAAAAAAGAAGGCACCGCCTTGGGCGAGATGGCCCTGGTGTTCAACGAGCCGCGATCCGCCGGTGCCGTAGCGGATGGCGAGACAGTGGTGCTGTCGCTTAGCCGCGCGGACTTCGAAAAAGCGGTCGGCACCAACACCAACATTCAAGACATGCTCGCCGATCAGGCCAGCCGCCATCTGAAGCAGCAGCAAACGCTGATCTCCGCGCCGCCTGCGGCCAAATCCACCAGCAGCCGTGCTTCTCGCGCAGCGAAGAAACGTTCCCGCATCGAGGTATCGAAAATCAAAGTCGGCCATTGGCTGTTGCCGATGAGCGTATCGATGGCGACCACGGATGCACCCGAACTTGCCGGGCTGGCGTGCCTGGCGATGGCAGGTGCCTTTTATAAAAAGCCGGTGCCGCTGGAAAAGCTTGAAGAGCGCCAAATCGAATACGGCCTTCCCGACGATTTGAACTCCTTGAGCCGCAAAGCCGAGGGCGCCGGGTATGTGACGCGCCTGATGAAGGTCGAAAAAGAAACTCTTCCCGCCATCCAATTGCCGGCCGTGGTGCAGTTGGTGGACGGCACTTTGGCGATGGTCTTCAAGATCACCAAAACCTCGGTGTGCCTCGCCAATCCGCTCGAAGGCTATCAAGAAATCGATCGTCAAACGTTCTTGAAGGAATGGGACGGGCAAATTCTATCGATTTCGTACGCCCCGGATTTCGGTGCGGTGGGGCAAAACGTCACCAAACTCTACGCGCAGTTCCTGCCTATCTTGCACCCCTACTGGCCGCTGGTCGGTCGTCTTGTGGCGGTGATCGTGTTGCTCAACGTCATGGGTTTGATGCCGCCATTGTTCACCAAGATCCTCATCGACGACGTGCTCGTGGTCGGCGACTGGGATCTGCTTTATGTGATGCTGGTCGCCATCTTGGTGGCGGCGCTTTTGGCGATGGTCACCGGCGCGGTGCGCGAATTTCTGACCCTGCACCTGATGCGCAGGCTGTCCAATTCACTGTTTGTGCGCTTTTTCGGCCACGTCATGTCGTTGCCCGTCAGCACCCTGCACAAATGGGATACCGGCGCGATCACTGCGCGTTTCGAAGAAAACGAAAAAATTCTCGAAACGGCCTCCAACGGCGGTCTGACCGTTTTGATGAACAGCATCAACATCGTCATCTATACGCCGATCCTGTTTATCATGGAGCCTCGGCTGGCGGCTTTGGTGCTGTTTTTCTCGCTGTGCATGGCGGCGATTACGATCACCTGCGCGCCGAAGATGCGCCGTTTCGAACGTGAATCCTTTGAAATCGGCGCTCAGCGGGAATCTCATGTTATCGAAGTGGTCAAAGGGATCGGCACCGTCAAAGCGTTGGCCCAAGAAAAAGATTTCTCGCGCAAGGGACTGGATAAGTTCCGCGCCGAGCAGGAAATCGACTACCGCAGCGAAATGTTCGACAACAAGATGGAACTCGCCATCGAATTTTGCGATCAGGCCGCGGACATTTTGGTGCTGGGCTTGGGTGCCTACTTCGTTCTCGAAGGGTCGCTGTCGGCGGGCCTGCTGATCGCGTTTACCGGCATCGCCAACCAAGTCACCGATCCGGTCGAGGAATTGGCCGATTTTTACGACGAGTACCTGGAACTTAAAATCGCGCTAGAACGCATCAACGATATTCTCAGTTCGCCGCGCGAACCACTCAACAGCGAAGTGATCTGCCCACCGCTCAAGGGTCACCTGCGGTTCGAAAACTTCAGCTTCAAATACACCGAAGACGGACCTTGGATTCTCAAGGACATCAACCTCGACATCAAAGCGGGCCAGAAGGTGGCTTTCGTCGGTCGCAGCGGATCGGGCAAATCGACCCTGGCGCGGACGGTCAACCGCCTGTTGGTGCCGACCGAAGGCAAAATTTATATCGACGACATCGACATCAGCCGCGTCGACGTCACCTCGTTGCGCCAGAAAATCGGCGTGGTCGAACAATCGCCGTTTATTTTCAGCGGCACCATCCGCGACAACATCTCCATAGCCCAGCCGTCCCTGCCCTTGGAAGCGGTGGTCTCGGCGGCGACGCTCGCCGGCGTTCACGAGTTCGTCGATCAATTCCCGATGCGATACGACACCCGTATCGGCGAAGGTGGACGCAGCCTGTCGGGCGGCCAATCGCAACGCCTGATCATCGCCCGCGCGCTGGCGGCGGATCCGAATATTTTGATTCTCGACGAAGCGACTTCGGCGCTGGACACCGAAAGCGAACGCGTCATCCAAAGAAATTTGGACAAGATCATGAAAGACCGAACCAGTTTGGTGATCGCCCACCGTTTGTCGACCATCCGCAACGCCGACCTGATCGTGGTGCTGGACGAGGGACGTATCGCCGAACAAGGCTCGCACGATGAATTGATGAAGAAAAAGGGCCTGTACCACTATCTGGCAACCCGCAGCGTTGCTACAGCCGATGCGTAACGGTGCAAGCCACAAGTGCCCAGTGCCATTTAAGGGGGCGCGAAGAGGGAAAGTGAACGAGTCATGACGGAAAACGATCAAAACGTTCAAGTCGATATGGGAACCTCCGATATGGAGGTGTTGGACCGCCATGCAGAACGCAATCGTAGCGACGCCCAACATTCCGAAGTGATCGAAGCGGTCCCGCCTGTCTTGATGCGTGGCGCGTTGTACAGTTTCATCGCCGTCACGGTGATGGCGCTTAGCATTTCGATCTTCACCAAAATCCACGTCAAGGTGCCGGGCAAGGGCCTGATCGTGCCCGAAGGCCAATACGTATCGGTCGAATCCCGCGAGGCCGGCGTGGTCGTGACCGTTCACGTGGCCGAAGGCGATCACGTCGCAAAGGATGCGCCGATCGTGACGTTGCAACGATCGGAATCGCAGATCGATTTGGCGACCTTGCGCGACACCTTGAAATTGGAACGGGCAAAACTCGACCAATTGCTTCGCGCGCGTGAAGTGACCCTGGAAATCATCGCCGATCCCCAGATCGTGTTGCGCAACGACGTCTCCAGCTTCGTCGATTCCGGCCCCGCTTTGGTCTATGTCAATTCGATGCGCAAGGCGCTCAAGGACCAAGAACAGGCCGACCAGAACTTAAAGCGCTTCAACGAACAAGAGCGCGCCTTGACCCTTTCGCAAATCGCCATCAGCAAGGACACCTTGGGTCAACTGCAAAGCAAAATCACCAATGGCCAGACCATGCTCGCGGCACGCCGTCAGACGCTGCAGACCAAGCAAGAAGAATTGGCCCAGATCGAAATTCTTGAGGCCAAGCGCATCGTGCCCCGCTCGCAACTCACCGCCGCGCGCGATGCCGTGAATTCGGCCGTCAACGAGGTCAATCAGCAACAACAAGAAATCAATCAAAGCAAGCTGACGGTTGCCAGCACGCGCCTCAGCATCGCCAACCTGGAATCCGACCTCAATAAAAAAGACAAGGAATTCAACCTGGCGGTCGAACAGGCCAGAGCTGCGGTGGACCAGGCGGTGGCCGAGATGGGTTCGGCGATCACCACCCTGACCAACACCATCAATTCGGCCGAGGCCAACCTTGCGGGAATCGAAAGCAAGCTGAACCTGCAAAAAGTCCAGATTGACGACCTTAAAATCGTCAGCCCCGTCGACGGCGTGGTGACGGCACTGAACGTCAACACCGCGGGGCGTCTGGTTGGTCGAGGGAATTCAATCGCGACCATTGTACCCGATGCGGAAAAGCAAATTGTGATGGCCAATGTGTTGAACAAAGACACCGCGTTCATCACCGTGGGCTTGCCCGCGCGCGTCAAAGTAGATGCCTTTCCTTATCGCAAGTTCGGCACCATCGACGCCACGGTCGAAAGCCTCTACCCCATTCCCAACAAAGCCGAGTTCACGGTGAGACTGGCGTTGGATAAATCGACGATCAAAGTGCGCGGCAAAGACATGCCCCTCAAACCGGGCATGACGGTCGAGGTCGATCTGTTGACGGAGAAACGCCGTCTCATCGAAATCTTCCTCAGCAAGATGAATTAAGCATAGCCCAGAGGGTTAAAAGGGTTCGTTCATGGCAGTGTCATTGGCCAGCAAATTATCGGAACTGTCGGCGTTTTCGGGTTTAACCGATGACGAAGTCCAGGCTATTGCGGCGCTGGGCCGTTTGGTGCGCCTAAACCCTTCCGAAACGCTGTGCGAACAAGGCGACGTGCCGCTCGGCCTTTATCTGGTGATGTCTGGATCCATTTCTCTGATCCGCGACGCCAAATCGGCGACCCCGGTGACCGTTGACGTTTTGCATGACGGCGCGGTTTTCGCCTTGCAGTCCGTATTCGAAATCGCGGCGCTGCCGTATCGCGCCCAAGTCGGCCCAGAACCTGTGGTGTGCAAGCTGATCGAACGCACCACCTTCGTCAACTTCCTCAACACCAACGCCGAAATTGGCCGCAAGGTGGTGAAATCCCGGCAGATGTCGTCGTTGGTGTCGTTCTTGGAAACCTGCCCGTCGCTAGCCGGTTTGCCCCGGGAGGCGTTGGAATCTCTGGCGACCCACGCCGAAGTCAAAACCGTCGCCGCCGGGCAGCAGTTGATCAAGCAAGGTGAGCGCGAAGACCATATGTACATCGTCCGTGACGGTCGCTTTGCCGTTACCCGCGATGAATCGTTGAGTTCGCGAATCTCGGTGTTGAGCCGCGGCGACGTCATCGGTGAAATAGCCGTGCTTTCGGGCGAAGTCCGCAACGCCAACGTCACCGCCGACGAAGAGGGCAAGGTCTACGAAATTCCCGGCCAAGTGATCCGCGACGCGGTCCATTCGCACGAGGCGCTGCAAAACAACCTCGACAACTTGATGCGCGTGCGCGTCGAAAAAGTCGACGAGCGCGAAGAAAAGCGCAAGCAGCGCGCGGCCGAACAGGAACGCAAAGACGCCGAGCGGCAAAAAAGGATTGCCGAGACCCAGGCCCGCAAGGAAGCTGAAGAGGCCGAGTTGGTGCAGACCCACAGCTTCTGGCAAGCTCTGCGCCACAAGTTCTTCAAGCCCAAACCGCCAGCGGTTCGCCAACACAGCCAGATGGACTGTTCCGCCGCATGCTTGTGCACGGTGATGCAGACCTACGGCAAAACCATTTCCATCAACGTCGCGCGCGAAGTTGCGCGGGTCCGCCAGGATGGTGCATCGATGACCAACATCGTGCGCGCGGCCAAGGAATTCGGCTTCGTCGCGGAACCGTTCGTCAGCACCATCGAACAGATGCGCGAACGCAAATTGCCGGCCATCGCCAACTGGAAGGGCTATCACTGGGTCGTCGTTCATGAAGTCACCGACACCCACGTCGTCGTCGCCGACCCTGCGCAAGGTCTTGAAACAAAGACCATCGAAGAGTTCGAAGACGGCTGGTCGCGCTACACCATTTACCTCACCCCGACGCAAAAATTCGAACAGGTGGAAGAAAGCAAACCTTCCCTGCGCAGTTTCTGGCATTTCTTCGAGCCGTATAAACGGGTCATCGGTGAAATTTTCATCGCCGCCATTTTCCTGCAGATTTTGAGCGTCGCCGTACCGTTGTTCACCAAGTTCGTGGTCGACGACGTGATCTTGAAAGGCGACACCCAATGGCTGCTGTCGGCCTTGGTGTTGATGGCGGGTATCGCGTTGGTGTCCATGTCCATGGAATTCATTCGCGACAGTATGATTTTGCGCCTGTCGATGCGCTGCAACCTCAATATGCTGAGTTCGGTTTATGACCGAATGCTGCGTTTGCCGTTGGAATTTTATGAAAACCGACGGACCGGCGACATCACCAACCGGCTTGAACAGCACGAAGAAATTTCAGATTTCATCACCGAAGATGGGCTTGAGACGTTCCTCAGCCTGATGACCGCAGTCGTCTATCTGTGTTTCATGATCTACTTCAACGCGACCCTGACGGTCGCGGCGATTGGGTTCATGGCCTTCAACTTCTTTTCCAT
This region of Magnetovibrio sp. genomic DNA includes:
- a CDS encoding HlyD family efflux transporter periplasmic adaptor subunit produces the protein MTENDQNVQVDMGTSDMEVLDRHAERNRSDAQHSEVIEAVPPVLMRGALYSFIAVTVMALSISIFTKIHVKVPGKGLIVPEGQYVSVESREAGVVVTVHVAEGDHVAKDAPIVTLQRSESQIDLATLRDTLKLERAKLDQLLRAREVTLEIIADPQIVLRNDVSSFVDSGPALVYVNSMRKALKDQEQADQNLKRFNEQERALTLSQIAISKDTLGQLQSKITNGQTMLAARRQTLQTKQEELAQIEILEAKRIVPRSQLTAARDAVNSAVNEVNQQQQEINQSKLTVASTRLSIANLESDLNKKDKEFNLAVEQARAAVDQAVAEMGSAITTLTNTINSAEANLAGIESKLNLQKVQIDDLKIVSPVDGVVTALNVNTAGRLVGRGNSIATIVPDAEKQIVMANVLNKDTAFITVGLPARVKVDAFPYRKFGTIDATVESLYPIPNKAEFTVRLALDKSTIKVRGKDMPLKPGMTVEVDLLTEKRRLIEIFLSKMN
- a CDS encoding peptidylprolyl isomerase encodes the protein MTDFISVNGAPIDMKTALQWQLVMGNTDFTDATIQNAAVLQYARANDLSATAEEIQEFFGNVRYDLELEKADDFNVWLKANNLDLHTVQNVCEIGVLRNKIRSSISDADVEAYFTLNKDSYDVANLYSLTVDSEDLANELMAQIEDGEDSFVNLALEHSTDGDTFRKGGYVGEVTRETVRGEVEAAVFSAASGALIGPIKDDDGYTIYMVGDIIAPELDDVKEAIRDEMFEEKLDIISAEATVDQVVLGLKDTPVSDIAEDDEEDA
- a CDS encoding peptidylprolyl isomerase, producing MAFLIVNGEKVELKDALHWSSVSDAHPFLEATVERTVLHQYAHKQGHSVTAEEVQAESDRTRFAMGLSDPDETKHWLKRQRLTTEEFAAACAHAVLRNKVRASISDQALENHYAENPDQFTEVDIYIIRQRNAKKLHQLSERLRDGKANFHLEAISQSEDPETALHGGYLGRMRRDEVPEELAIAVFSVDAGDIIGPIADQDGSLLILVKGWRLLPFDDVRDEIRDIVFGELISDLTKVAVISLPS
- a CDS encoding ABC transporter transmembrane domain-containing protein encodes the protein MAVSLASKLSELSAFSGLTDDEVQAIAALGRLVRLNPSETLCEQGDVPLGLYLVMSGSISLIRDAKSATPVTVDVLHDGAVFALQSVFEIAALPYRAQVGPEPVVCKLIERTTFVNFLNTNAEIGRKVVKSRQMSSLVSFLETCPSLAGLPREALESLATHAEVKTVAAGQQLIKQGEREDHMYIVRDGRFAVTRDESLSSRISVLSRGDVIGEIAVLSGEVRNANVTADEEGKVYEIPGQVIRDAVHSHEALQNNLDNLMRVRVEKVDEREEKRKQRAAEQERKDAERQKRIAETQARKEAEEAELVQTHSFWQALRHKFFKPKPPAVRQHSQMDCSAACLCTVMQTYGKTISINVAREVARVRQDGASMTNIVRAAKEFGFVAEPFVSTIEQMRERKLPAIANWKGYHWVVVHEVTDTHVVVADPAQGLETKTIEEFEDGWSRYTIYLTPTQKFEQVEESKPSLRSFWHFFEPYKRVIGEIFIAAIFLQILSVAVPLFTKFVVDDVILKGDTQWLLSALVLMAGIALVSMSMEFIRDSMILRLSMRCNLNMLSSVYDRMLRLPLEFYENRRTGDITNRLEQHEEISDFITEDGLETFLSLMTAVVYLCFMIYFNATLTVAAIGFMAFNFFSIRYISPRIRQVNKEQFVKEAEQESHLIESIQGAETLKTIGADFMARWKYENHFAAVANLEFRTAKLSQVAGLIGGTLDTLGDIAILFLGGAYVIWGQMSVGELIAFTVFANGVQGPIMAVIGKWDELQEVYVAIERLNDVLEKEPEFENDSKDQTDKVSLPGLRGEVEFRNVAFRYEPDDPSNVVQNIDLKIKVGQKVALVGASGCGKSTLIKLLYGFYMPSDGQILVDGFDIKDLWLPSLRQKIAMVPQKNMMFRGTVRENIALSYPDATIEDIREAATLAGADEFIAKMPAGYETELDEQGANLSGGQRQRLAIARAFLQPASMLVLDEATSALDNETERVVMDNIKTHFNDKTVFIIAHRLSTIRNADLIVVLNNGLIVESGSHDELIAQNGFYYHLASSQKSVG
- a CDS encoding peptidase domain-containing ABC transporter; the protein is MSVDNISDTIAGHPLFAGVSDDVLNLISGTAAVYSYKLGESILRLGDDGDGFYVIEQGKVRIVDDSGEGKPITLALLKEGDSFGERSLLHDAKVSATVRAASNVVVTRIGADAFKSILEQRPELRAQLESAAAKQDEFNFLKTQNLLAALKPKEVQALVGVVQRRTLSDGEALFHEGDPGDCLYLVKSGSLKIVKESAGGKVLGFKKEGTALGEMALVFNEPRSAGAVADGETVVLSLSRADFEKAVGTNTNIQDMLADQASRHLKQQQTLISAPPAAKSTSSRASRAAKKRSRIEVSKIKVGHWLLPMSVSMATTDAPELAGLACLAMAGAFYKKPVPLEKLEERQIEYGLPDDLNSLSRKAEGAGYVTRLMKVEKETLPAIQLPAVVQLVDGTLAMVFKITKTSVCLANPLEGYQEIDRQTFLKEWDGQILSISYAPDFGAVGQNVTKLYAQFLPILHPYWPLVGRLVAVIVLLNVMGLMPPLFTKILIDDVLVVGDWDLLYVMLVAILVAALLAMVTGAVREFLTLHLMRRLSNSLFVRFFGHVMSLPVSTLHKWDTGAITARFEENEKILETASNGGLTVLMNSINIVIYTPILFIMEPRLAALVLFFSLCMAAITITCAPKMRRFERESFEIGAQRESHVIEVVKGIGTVKALAQEKDFSRKGLDKFRAEQEIDYRSEMFDNKMELAIEFCDQAADILVLGLGAYFVLEGSLSAGLLIAFTGIANQVTDPVEELADFYDEYLELKIALERINDILSSPREPLNSEVICPPLKGHLRFENFSFKYTEDGPWILKDINLDIKAGQKVAFVGRSGSGKSTLARTVNRLLVPTEGKIYIDDIDISRVDVTSLRQKIGVVEQSPFIFSGTIRDNISIAQPSLPLEAVVSAATLAGVHEFVDQFPMRYDTRIGEGGRSLSGGQSQRLIIARALAADPNILILDEATSALDTESERVIQRNLDKIMKDRTSLVIAHRLSTIRNADLIVVLDEGRIAEQGSHDELMKKKGLYHYLATRSVATADA